In Lutra lutra chromosome 6, mLutLut1.2, whole genome shotgun sequence, the following are encoded in one genomic region:
- the SERPINB9 gene encoding serpin B9 isoform X1: MAQLLGGVAAAGPCWCLPIPASPSRWPSAPHIMDALSEANGTFAIQLLKILCQDNPSHNVFYSPVSISSALAMVFLGAKGNTAAQMAQVLSLSTEKDIHQNFQSLLAEVNKCGTQYLLRIANRLFGEKTCEFLSTFKESCLRFYDAELEQLPFANAAEQSREHINTWVSQKTEGKIREVLPGNSVSANTRLVLVSAIYFKGRWDEQFNKSYTREMPFKINQKEQRPVLMMFQEAMFKLAYIKEVQTQVLELPYMGKELSMIVLLPDENVDLSSVEKSLTLEKFRAWTQPDRMQSTEVEVSLPRFQLEEDYDMASVLRGLGMVDAFQEGAADFSAMSGEKDLCLSQFLHKSFVEVNEEGSEAAAASAIVAVECCMDPGPTFCADHPFLFFIRHNTANTILFCGRFSSP, translated from the exons ATGGCGCAGTTGCTCGGCGGCGTCGCCGCGGCTGGGCCCTGCTGGTGCCTCCCGATCCCCGCTAGCCCCAGCCGCTGGCCCTCCGC ACCCCACATAATGGATGCTCTTTCTGAAGCAAATGGCACCTTTGCCATCCAGCTTTTAAAGATACTATGTCAAGACAACCCTTCACACAATGTGTTTTATTCTCCTGTGAGCATCTCCTCTGCCCTCGCCATGGTCTTCCTGGGGGCAAAAGGAAACACTGCTGCCCAGATGGCCCAG GTGCTTTCATTAAGCACAGAGAAGGACATTCACCAGAATTTCCAGTCACTTCTTGCTGAAGTGAACAAATGTGGCACCCAGTACTTGCTCAGAATAGCCAACAGGCTCTTTGGAGAAAAGACTTGCGAATTCCTCTCG ACCTTTAAGGAATCCTGTCTTCGGTTCTACGATGCCGAGCTGGAGCAGCTTCCCTTTGCCAATGCTGCAGAACAGTCCAGGGAACACATCAACACTTGGGTCTCCCAAAAGACTGAAG GTAAAATTCGAGAGGTGCTGCCAGGTAACTCAGTCAGTGCAAACACCAGGCTGGTTCTTGTCAGTGCCATCTACTTCAAAGGAAGGTGGGATGAACAGTTCAACAAAAGCTACACAAGggaaatgccttttaaaataaaccag AAGGAACAAAGGCCAGTGCTGATGATGTTTCAGGAGGCTATGTTCAAGCTCGCCTATATTAAAGAGGTGCAGACCCAGGTCCTGGAGCTCCCCTACATGGGTAAGGAGTTGAGCATGATCGTTCTGCTCCCGGACGAGAACGTGGATCTAAGCTCG GTGGAAAAAAGTCTCACTTTGGAGAAATTCAGAGCGTGGACCCAGCCAGACCGGATGCAGAGCACGGAGGTGGAAGTTTCCCTTCCGAGATTTCAGCTGGAAGAGGATTATGACATGGCATCCGTGCTCCGGGGATTGGGAATGGTTGATGCCTTTCAGGAGGGCGCGGCTGACTTCTCGGCCATGTCAGGAGAGAAAGATCTGTGTCTGTCCCAGTTCCTACACAAGAGTTTTGTGGAGGTGAATGAGGAAGGCTCGGAGGCCGCGGCCGCGTCAGCCATCGTGGCTGTGGAATGTTGTATGGACCCTGGCCCTACGTTCTGCGCCGAccaccccttccttttcttcattagGCACAACACAGCCAACACTATTCTGTTCTGTGGCAGGTTTTCCTCTCCGTAA
- the SERPINB9 gene encoding serpin B9 isoform X2, whose protein sequence is MYTFKGPHIMDALSEANGTFAIQLLKILCQDNPSHNVFYSPVSISSALAMVFLGAKGNTAAQMAQVLSLSTEKDIHQNFQSLLAEVNKCGTQYLLRIANRLFGEKTCEFLSTFKESCLRFYDAELEQLPFANAAEQSREHINTWVSQKTEGKIREVLPGNSVSANTRLVLVSAIYFKGRWDEQFNKSYTREMPFKINQKEQRPVLMMFQEAMFKLAYIKEVQTQVLELPYMGKELSMIVLLPDENVDLSSVEKSLTLEKFRAWTQPDRMQSTEVEVSLPRFQLEEDYDMASVLRGLGMVDAFQEGAADFSAMSGEKDLCLSQFLHKSFVEVNEEGSEAAAASAIVAVECCMDPGPTFCADHPFLFFIRHNTANTILFCGRFSSP, encoded by the exons aTGTATACTTTTAAAGG ACCCCACATAATGGATGCTCTTTCTGAAGCAAATGGCACCTTTGCCATCCAGCTTTTAAAGATACTATGTCAAGACAACCCTTCACACAATGTGTTTTATTCTCCTGTGAGCATCTCCTCTGCCCTCGCCATGGTCTTCCTGGGGGCAAAAGGAAACACTGCTGCCCAGATGGCCCAG GTGCTTTCATTAAGCACAGAGAAGGACATTCACCAGAATTTCCAGTCACTTCTTGCTGAAGTGAACAAATGTGGCACCCAGTACTTGCTCAGAATAGCCAACAGGCTCTTTGGAGAAAAGACTTGCGAATTCCTCTCG ACCTTTAAGGAATCCTGTCTTCGGTTCTACGATGCCGAGCTGGAGCAGCTTCCCTTTGCCAATGCTGCAGAACAGTCCAGGGAACACATCAACACTTGGGTCTCCCAAAAGACTGAAG GTAAAATTCGAGAGGTGCTGCCAGGTAACTCAGTCAGTGCAAACACCAGGCTGGTTCTTGTCAGTGCCATCTACTTCAAAGGAAGGTGGGATGAACAGTTCAACAAAAGCTACACAAGggaaatgccttttaaaataaaccag AAGGAACAAAGGCCAGTGCTGATGATGTTTCAGGAGGCTATGTTCAAGCTCGCCTATATTAAAGAGGTGCAGACCCAGGTCCTGGAGCTCCCCTACATGGGTAAGGAGTTGAGCATGATCGTTCTGCTCCCGGACGAGAACGTGGATCTAAGCTCG GTGGAAAAAAGTCTCACTTTGGAGAAATTCAGAGCGTGGACCCAGCCAGACCGGATGCAGAGCACGGAGGTGGAAGTTTCCCTTCCGAGATTTCAGCTGGAAGAGGATTATGACATGGCATCCGTGCTCCGGGGATTGGGAATGGTTGATGCCTTTCAGGAGGGCGCGGCTGACTTCTCGGCCATGTCAGGAGAGAAAGATCTGTGTCTGTCCCAGTTCCTACACAAGAGTTTTGTGGAGGTGAATGAGGAAGGCTCGGAGGCCGCGGCCGCGTCAGCCATCGTGGCTGTGGAATGTTGTATGGACCCTGGCCCTACGTTCTGCGCCGAccaccccttccttttcttcattagGCACAACACAGCCAACACTATTCTGTTCTGTGGCAGGTTTTCCTCTCCGTAA
- the SERPINB9 gene encoding serpin B9 isoform X3, which translates to MDALSEANGTFAIQLLKILCQDNPSHNVFYSPVSISSALAMVFLGAKGNTAAQMAQVLSLSTEKDIHQNFQSLLAEVNKCGTQYLLRIANRLFGEKTCEFLSTFKESCLRFYDAELEQLPFANAAEQSREHINTWVSQKTEGKIREVLPGNSVSANTRLVLVSAIYFKGRWDEQFNKSYTREMPFKINQKEQRPVLMMFQEAMFKLAYIKEVQTQVLELPYMGKELSMIVLLPDENVDLSSVEKSLTLEKFRAWTQPDRMQSTEVEVSLPRFQLEEDYDMASVLRGLGMVDAFQEGAADFSAMSGEKDLCLSQFLHKSFVEVNEEGSEAAAASAIVAVECCMDPGPTFCADHPFLFFIRHNTANTILFCGRFSSP; encoded by the exons ATGGATGCTCTTTCTGAAGCAAATGGCACCTTTGCCATCCAGCTTTTAAAGATACTATGTCAAGACAACCCTTCACACAATGTGTTTTATTCTCCTGTGAGCATCTCCTCTGCCCTCGCCATGGTCTTCCTGGGGGCAAAAGGAAACACTGCTGCCCAGATGGCCCAG GTGCTTTCATTAAGCACAGAGAAGGACATTCACCAGAATTTCCAGTCACTTCTTGCTGAAGTGAACAAATGTGGCACCCAGTACTTGCTCAGAATAGCCAACAGGCTCTTTGGAGAAAAGACTTGCGAATTCCTCTCG ACCTTTAAGGAATCCTGTCTTCGGTTCTACGATGCCGAGCTGGAGCAGCTTCCCTTTGCCAATGCTGCAGAACAGTCCAGGGAACACATCAACACTTGGGTCTCCCAAAAGACTGAAG GTAAAATTCGAGAGGTGCTGCCAGGTAACTCAGTCAGTGCAAACACCAGGCTGGTTCTTGTCAGTGCCATCTACTTCAAAGGAAGGTGGGATGAACAGTTCAACAAAAGCTACACAAGggaaatgccttttaaaataaaccag AAGGAACAAAGGCCAGTGCTGATGATGTTTCAGGAGGCTATGTTCAAGCTCGCCTATATTAAAGAGGTGCAGACCCAGGTCCTGGAGCTCCCCTACATGGGTAAGGAGTTGAGCATGATCGTTCTGCTCCCGGACGAGAACGTGGATCTAAGCTCG GTGGAAAAAAGTCTCACTTTGGAGAAATTCAGAGCGTGGACCCAGCCAGACCGGATGCAGAGCACGGAGGTGGAAGTTTCCCTTCCGAGATTTCAGCTGGAAGAGGATTATGACATGGCATCCGTGCTCCGGGGATTGGGAATGGTTGATGCCTTTCAGGAGGGCGCGGCTGACTTCTCGGCCATGTCAGGAGAGAAAGATCTGTGTCTGTCCCAGTTCCTACACAAGAGTTTTGTGGAGGTGAATGAGGAAGGCTCGGAGGCCGCGGCCGCGTCAGCCATCGTGGCTGTGGAATGTTGTATGGACCCTGGCCCTACGTTCTGCGCCGAccaccccttccttttcttcattagGCACAACACAGCCAACACTATTCTGTTCTGTGGCAGGTTTTCCTCTCCGTAA